CCTCGGGCAGCGGTTTCTGGCCGATGTTGTCATGAGCTTGCCGTTGCAACAAGCGGGCTTGACGGACGACCTGCACGAAACGGTTCATTACGGCGAAGCGTACGACTGCATCCGCGAGATCATGGACGGAGAGCCGGCGAAATTGCTGGAAACGCTGGCGGAACGCATCGCGGCATCGCTTTTGGCAAGCTTCCCAGCTCTCCAAGACGTGCAAGTCAAAGTCACCAAGTTGCACCCGCCGATCAAGGGCCCGATGAACGGTGTCGCCGTGGAGATTGTGCGCAGCCGATGACTGTACACCTTCAAACCGCCTACCTGTCGCTTGGCTCGAACTTGGGAGATCGCCGGTTGAATTTGCGCAGTGCGATTGAAGTTCTCGACTCGCATCCGGAGATTCACGTGACGCGCGTCTCTCCGATGTATGAAACCGAACCGGTGGGCTATCTCGACCAGCCGGACTTTTTGAACCTTGTGATTGAGCTGAAAACGTCTCTTGAAGCAAAAAAATTATGGAAAATCACCTCTTCTACAGAAATCGAGCTGGGACGACAAAGGGATATCAAGTGGGGACCCCGTACTATAGATATAGACATCCTGCTGGTGGACCAACAGGTCATTGACACGGTCGATCTCACATTGCCACATCCCCGGATGGCGGAACGCGCCTTCGTCCTACTCCCGCTTGCCGACCTGGCCGGTGATCTCGTCCACCCTGTAACTCGCCAGACCGTAACAGACATGGCCAATCGAGTAGAAGGAAAGGACGGGGTCTTTCTATGCAAGATACCATTGGCAAGCGGCTTAGAGCCTACCGAAAGCTGAAGAACTTAACGCAACAGGAACTGGCAGACCGACTCCACGTCTCCATCGCGATCGTAGGTGCGATTGAGCGCGGAACGCGGGTACCGACGAACGATCTCTTGCGCCAGATTCACGACGTGCTCGGAGTGACCGAACAGGAGCTCCGCGGCGAGAGTGTAACTTTTGGCGGTTGAGGATTCCGAGCAAGACGTGTATGATTAGTTGCATACTAAGAAGAGCGAAACACAGGAGCGCGACACGTGCCTGTGTTTTTCGCATATACGGAGGTGTACCCAGGAATGATGAAAATCGGCAACGTCGAACTGGAGAACAACGTCGTTCTCGCACCCATGGCTGGCGTCTGCAATCCGTCGTTCCGAGTGTTGGCGAAGGAGATGGGCGCGGGCCTCGTCACGGCGGAGATGGTGGCGACGCGAGCGCTCCAACACGGCAACGCGAAGACTCGCTCGATGCTCAAGATCTTGCCGGAGGAGAAGCCGGTCTCGATGCAAATTCTCGGCTGCGACGTCGAGTCGATGCAGATCGCGGCGGAGTTGATTGCCGACACCGAGGCGCAGATCATCGACATCAACATGGGCTGCCCGGCGAACAAAGTCCACAAAGCAGGCTCCGGCGCAGCTCTTGCGCGCGACCCGGAGAACGCGGGACGCATCATCGAAGCGGTCGTCAAAGCGGCGGGCAACAAGCCGGTCACCGTCAAATTCCGCAAGGGCTGGGACGACGACCACATCAACGCGGTGGAGATCGCGAAAATCGCCGAGCAAGCGGGCGCGAAGTCGGTCGCCGTTCACGGGCGCACCGCCAAGCAGATGTACACCGGCCACGCCGACTGGGACATCATCAAAGCGGTGAAGCAAGCGGTCAAGATCAACGTCGTCGGCAACGGAGACATCACCACGCCGCAGAAGGCCGTGGAGATGCTCCAACACACCGGAGCGGACGGCGTCATGATCGGCCGCGGGGCGCTTGGGAACCCGTGGATTTTCAAGCAGGTGGCGCACTACATCGCGACGGGCGAGATCTTGCCGTCCCCGACGGCGGAGGAGCGCATCCGCGTGGCACTCCGTCATGCCGATCTGCTCGTGGATGAGAAGGGCGAGTACACCGGCACCCGCGAGATGCGCAAACACATCGCGTGGTACACCAAGGGCCTTTTTGAGTCGAACAAGTTCCGCGACGAGATCAATTTGATCGAAACGTCCGACGGGCTCAAGGACGCTCTGAACCGCTACCTCGAGTTCCTCCTCACTCGCGAGGGAGCTGAAGTGACCGTGTAAGTTCTTTTTTTGAAAAGAGTCGATGTCCTCCCGAGGGAGAACATCGGCTTTTTTTGTGCATATAAAAGAGATGTGGGTAGAATTTCAGTATTGCATATGTTTGTTTTGAATTTATTTAATGGAAATACCTTGACAAATAACAGAGGTGGAATCTATAATTTCTGACAATTAGATGTTTAACGAAAAGGGGAAGATACCAGTGGCGGAAAAAGAAGTGCTCCTTACACATAACGGCCTTAGAAAACTCGAAGACGAGCTCGATCACCTGAAATCGGTCAAACGCCGCGAAGTGGCGGAACGAATCAAGATCTCGGTCTCGTACGGCGACATTTCGGAAAACTCCGAGTACGACGACGCGAAAAACGAGCAAGCGTTCATCGAAGGCCGCATCATCACGCTTGAAAAAATGCTCCGCAACGCTCGGATTATCTCGGCCCATGAAGTGGATACTGAAAATATCGGAATCGGCACGACGGTGATCATCAAAGACCTCGAATTCGGGGACATTATGGAGTACACAATTGTCGGTACGGCGGAAGCAGACCCCATCGAAAATAAAATTTCTAATGAATCCCCGGTCGGACGGGCTTTACTTGGCAAGGGTATTGGCGATAAGATTGAAGTACATGTACCGGTTGGAGCGATCCAGTACGAAATACTTGAAATCAAAAAATAGCCATCATCGGAGTGAGAAGCATGTCAGAACAGCAACAGAGCGCAGTGGAACTCAATGAGCAGATGCAGGTACGTCGGGACAAACTGCAGTCCCTGTACGACAAAGGAATCGAGCCGTGGGGCGGCCGCTTTGACGCGACCCACAACACCGTCGAAATCAACGCGTTTGGCGAAGAGAAGTCCAAGGAAGAGCTCGCGGAACTTGGGCAACGCGTGAAGATCGCCGGCCGTATCATGTTGAAGCGCGGCCAAGGCAAGGCCGGTTTCGCCCACATCCAAGACCAATTCGGCCGCGTGCAAATCTACGTCAAGTTGGATACCGTGGGCGTTGAGTCGTTCGGTCTGTTTGACAAGATGGACATCGGCGATTTCATCGCGGTGGACGGCGAGATCTTCAAGACGAACAGCGGCGAGGTTTCGGTGAAGGTCGATTCCCTGCAACTGATGTCCAAAGCGCTGCGTCCGCTGCCGGACAAACACCACGGTCTCAAGGACGTCGAAGAGCGCTATCGTCGCCGCTACGTCGACCTGATCGTCAACCCGGAAGTGCGTGACACGTTCGTCATGCGTTCGAAGATCATCCAGACCTTGCGTCGTTACCTCGACGAGCAGGGCTTCCTCGAAGTCGAAACCCCGACGCTGCACCCGATTGCCGGCGGCGCGGCAGCTCGTCCTTTTATTACGCATCACAATGCACTCGATATGCAGCTGTACATGCGCATCGCGATCGAGCTTCACTTGAAGCGTCTGATCGTCGGCGGCATGGAGCGCGTATATGAGATCGGCCGCGTGTACCGCAACGAGGGCATCTCGACCCGTCACAACCCGGAGTTCACGATGCTGGAGCTGTACCAAGCGTACGCGGATTACACCGACATCATGGCGCTCGTGGAGAACTCCATTGCGTATATTGCCGAGCAATTGCTTGGCACGACCAAGATCCAGTACGGCGGTCAAGAGATCGACCTGACCCCGCAGTGGAAGCGCATCTCGATGGTCGATGCGGTCAAGGAAGCGGTGGGTGTGGACTTCAAAGCGGTGATGACCGACGAAGAAGCGCACGCATTGGCTGCGAAACACAACGTCAAAGTCGAGAAGTCTTGGAAAGTCGGCCACATCCTCAACGCGTTCTTCGAGGAATTCGTGGAAGTCAACTTGATCCAACCGACCTTCATCACCGGCCATCCGGTGGAAATCTCCCCGCTGGCCAAGAAAAACCTCGAAGACCCGCGTTACACGGATCGCTTCGAGCTGTTCATCGTCGGTCGCGAGCACGCCAACGCGTTCTCCGAGCTGAACGACCCGATCGACCAACGCGAGCGTTTTGAAGCGCAGTTGGTGGAGAAGGAGCAAGGCAACGACGAAGCGCACGAGATGGACGAAGACTTCGTGCAAGCGCTGGAGTACGGCATGCCGCCGACCGGCGGTCTGGGGATCGGTATCGACCGTCTGGTCATGCTCTTGACCGACCAGCCGACGATCCGCGAAGTGCTGCTGTTCCCGCACATGCGCAACGTCTAAGACGAGATGTGGATAAAAAAGACCCGGCCCTTTTTGGGGGCTGGGTCTTTTTTTGTGCAAATGTGTACAACTATGTGGAAAACGGGGATGAAATGTGGACAAAAAAGCAGGTTTTGGGGATAAACCTGTGTGTAGTGTGGATAACTTCGGGGTAAGTTGCGTTTTATCCACAGTGAGGAGTACGAAAGATGTCGAGAAATCGAGAAGTTAGGAGGAATGGGGGAAACGGTGCTGTGGATTGCTTCGTTTTGTTTCAGGATCGG
This region of Tumebacillus amylolyticus genomic DNA includes:
- the folB gene encoding dihydroneopterin aldolase, with product MDKIYMSGLEFYGYHGVFEEENRLGQRFLADVVMSLPLQQAGLTDDLHETVHYGEAYDCIREIMDGEPAKLLETLAERIAASLLASFPALQDVQVKVTKLHPPIKGPMNGVAVEIVRSR
- the folK gene encoding 2-amino-4-hydroxy-6-hydroxymethyldihydropteridine diphosphokinase codes for the protein MTVHLQTAYLSLGSNLGDRRLNLRSAIEVLDSHPEIHVTRVSPMYETEPVGYLDQPDFLNLVIELKTSLEAKKLWKITSSTEIELGRQRDIKWGPRTIDIDILLVDQQVIDTVDLTLPHPRMAERAFVLLPLADLAGDLVHPVTRQTVTDMANRVEGKDGVFLCKIPLASGLEPTES
- a CDS encoding helix-turn-helix domain-containing protein; its protein translation is MQDTIGKRLRAYRKLKNLTQQELADRLHVSIAIVGAIERGTRVPTNDLLRQIHDVLGVTEQELRGESVTFGG
- the dusB gene encoding tRNA dihydrouridine synthase DusB; translation: MMKIGNVELENNVVLAPMAGVCNPSFRVLAKEMGAGLVTAEMVATRALQHGNAKTRSMLKILPEEKPVSMQILGCDVESMQIAAELIADTEAQIIDINMGCPANKVHKAGSGAALARDPENAGRIIEAVVKAAGNKPVTVKFRKGWDDDHINAVEIAKIAEQAGAKSVAVHGRTAKQMYTGHADWDIIKAVKQAVKINVVGNGDITTPQKAVEMLQHTGADGVMIGRGALGNPWIFKQVAHYIATGEILPSPTAEERIRVALRHADLLVDEKGEYTGTREMRKHIAWYTKGLFESNKFRDEINLIETSDGLKDALNRYLEFLLTREGAEVTV
- the greA gene encoding transcription elongation factor GreA — translated: MAEKEVLLTHNGLRKLEDELDHLKSVKRREVAERIKISVSYGDISENSEYDDAKNEQAFIEGRIITLEKMLRNARIISAHEVDTENIGIGTTVIIKDLEFGDIMEYTIVGTAEADPIENKISNESPVGRALLGKGIGDKIEVHVPVGAIQYEILEIKK
- the lysS gene encoding lysine--tRNA ligase; protein product: MSEQQQSAVELNEQMQVRRDKLQSLYDKGIEPWGGRFDATHNTVEINAFGEEKSKEELAELGQRVKIAGRIMLKRGQGKAGFAHIQDQFGRVQIYVKLDTVGVESFGLFDKMDIGDFIAVDGEIFKTNSGEVSVKVDSLQLMSKALRPLPDKHHGLKDVEERYRRRYVDLIVNPEVRDTFVMRSKIIQTLRRYLDEQGFLEVETPTLHPIAGGAAARPFITHHNALDMQLYMRIAIELHLKRLIVGGMERVYEIGRVYRNEGISTRHNPEFTMLELYQAYADYTDIMALVENSIAYIAEQLLGTTKIQYGGQEIDLTPQWKRISMVDAVKEAVGVDFKAVMTDEEAHALAAKHNVKVEKSWKVGHILNAFFEEFVEVNLIQPTFITGHPVEISPLAKKNLEDPRYTDRFELFIVGREHANAFSELNDPIDQRERFEAQLVEKEQGNDEAHEMDEDFVQALEYGMPPTGGLGIGIDRLVMLLTDQPTIREVLLFPHMRNV